The Xenorhabdus doucetiae genome has a window encoding:
- a CDS encoding type II toxin-antitoxin system HicA family toxin — protein sequence MSSTELIKRLMANGWIKDRQDGSHVTLTKPGVTKIITVPHPRKDASKGVIRQAQNISGLKLL from the coding sequence ATGAGCAGTACAGAGTTAATAAAGCGCCTAATGGCTAATGGATGGATAAAGGATAGACAAGACGGTAGTCATGTCACATTAACCAAGCCGGGAGTCACGAAGATAATCACCGTACCGCATCCTAGAAAGGATGCTTCAAAAGGGGTTATCCGGCAGGCACAAAATATTTCAGGATTGAAATTGCTGTAA
- a CDS encoding type II toxin-antitoxin system HicB family antitoxin, whose amino-acid sequence MIYPLFIFKAEDGFDGYFPDVEGCFFAGNTLEEAIRDAEKAFGQHMEVLTEQGGYVPAPKDPSGYINDSRLSEDGGVIALIELDPAKYESKAVKFNLTMPGNLLTAIDRYIEENGYYKNRSAFLAELARKEIAHP is encoded by the coding sequence ATGATTTATCCGCTCTTTATCTTTAAAGCAGAAGATGGGTTTGACGGTTACTTTCCAGATGTTGAAGGCTGTTTTTTCGCCGGCAATACCTTGGAAGAAGCTATCCGTGATGCTGAAAAAGCTTTCGGCCAGCACATGGAAGTTTTAACTGAGCAAGGCGGGTACGTTCCCGCACCTAAAGACCCATCAGGTTACATCAATGATTCTCGCTTATCTGAGGATGGCGGAGTTATTGCACTGATTGAGTTAGATCCTGCGAAATATGAGTCAAAGGCGGTCAAATTCAATTTAACCATGCCTGGCAATCTATTAACCGCTATAGATCGCTACATTGAAGAAAACGGTTACTATAAAAATCGTTCTGCTTTCCTCGCTGAATTAGCCAGAAAAGAAATTGCTCACCCTTAA
- the pmbA gene encoding metalloprotease PmbA has protein sequence MIVTNQQIAQQRKQLEDAVAHALELAKAGCDAAEVAVNKTTGISVSTRFSEVENVEFNSDGALGITVYHQQRKGSASSTDLSPEAIARTVQAAIDIARYTSPDPYAGPADKELLAFEAPELDLFHPADLDADKAIELAARAEQASLQADERITNTEGGSFNSHYGIRVFGNSHGMLQSYCSSRHSMSSCVIAEQDGNMERDYAYTLGRHFDELQSPEWVGQECARRTLSRLGARKLPTMKAPVIFSAEVATGLFGHLVGAISGSSIYRKSSFLLDSLGQPILPSWLTIEEQPHLLRGLASTPFDSEGVRTTSRDIVKEGILQTWLLTSYSARKLGMVNTGHAGGIHNWRIAGQGLDFAGLLREMGTGLLVTELMGQGVSAVTGDYSRGASGFWVENGEIQYPVSEITIAGNLKEMWANMVTIGNDIETRSNIQCGSVLLPEMSIAGQ, from the coding sequence ATGATAGTTACCAATCAACAAATCGCACAGCAGCGTAAGCAACTGGAAGATGCGGTTGCCCATGCTCTGGAATTAGCAAAAGCCGGTTGTGATGCGGCGGAAGTCGCCGTCAATAAAACGACGGGAATTAGTGTCAGCACCCGTTTTAGTGAAGTCGAAAATGTTGAGTTTAACAGCGATGGCGCACTGGGGATCACGGTTTATCACCAGCAGCGCAAAGGCAGCGCTTCCTCAACAGACCTTAGCCCAGAGGCGATTGCCCGCACGGTACAGGCTGCCATTGATATTGCGCGTTATACCTCCCCCGATCCTTATGCCGGCCCAGCCGATAAAGAATTATTGGCGTTTGAAGCCCCGGAGTTAGATCTTTTCCACCCCGCTGATCTGGATGCCGATAAGGCCATTGAGTTGGCAGCCCGTGCGGAACAGGCATCGTTGCAGGCAGATGAGCGCATTACCAATACGGAAGGCGGCAGTTTCAACAGCCATTATGGTATTCGGGTATTTGGTAACAGTCATGGCATGCTGCAAAGCTACTGTTCAAGCCGACATTCTATGTCGAGCTGTGTCATTGCCGAGCAAGATGGCAATATGGAACGCGATTATGCCTATACCCTCGGTCGCCATTTTGATGAGCTGCAATCACCGGAGTGGGTGGGGCAGGAGTGCGCCCGCCGTACACTTTCCCGTTTGGGCGCGCGTAAATTACCCACGATGAAAGCGCCGGTTATTTTTTCGGCAGAAGTGGCGACAGGGTTGTTCGGTCATTTGGTGGGTGCAATCAGTGGTAGCAGCATTTATCGTAAATCATCTTTCTTGCTGGATAGTCTGGGCCAACCGATTTTGCCTTCATGGCTGACGATTGAAGAACAGCCTCATTTGCTGCGTGGATTGGCTTCAACGCCTTTTGACAGCGAAGGTGTGCGTACCACCTCACGTGACATTGTTAAAGAAGGGATTTTGCAGACTTGGCTGCTGACTTCCTATTCTGCCCGTAAGTTGGGCATGGTGAACACCGGTCATGCAGGCGGCATTCATAACTGGCGCATTGCCGGGCAGGGGCTGGATTTTGCCGGCCTGCTGCGTGAAATGGGTACCGGCTTGCTCGTTACCGAGTTAATGGGGCAGGGCGTTAGTGCGGTGACAGGGGATTATTCCCGCGGCGCATCCGGTTTTTGGGTCGAGAATGGCGAGATCCAATATCCGGTCAGTGAGATCACCATTGCAGGTAATTTGAAAGAGATGTGGGCAAATATGGTGACAATCGGCAATGATATCGAAACACGCAGCAATATTCAGTGTGGTTCGGTGTTGCTGCCGGAAATGAGTATCGCCGGTCAATAA
- the yjgA gene encoding ribosome biogenesis factor YjgA gives MAKQPEDWLDNYPAEEEEEEIIWVSKSEIKRDAEILKKLGTELVELSKGQLERIPLDEDLLAAIELAQKIKREGRRRQLQLIGKLLRARDPEPITTALDKLKNRHNQQVIILHKLEELRDKLIESDDAFEEVLALYPHTDRQQLRALVRNAKKEKATNKPPKSYRQIFQYLKELSESA, from the coding sequence ATGGCAAAGCAGCCTGAAGATTGGCTCGACAATTATCCTGCTGAAGAGGAAGAAGAAGAGATAATTTGGGTCAGTAAAAGTGAAATCAAGCGGGATGCGGAAATACTGAAAAAGTTGGGCACGGAGCTGGTTGAACTCAGTAAAGGCCAACTGGAGCGCATTCCACTGGATGAAGATTTGCTGGCCGCCATTGAGCTGGCACAGAAAATCAAACGGGAAGGACGCCGCCGCCAGTTACAGTTAATCGGTAAATTGTTGCGTGCCCGCGATCCTGAGCCGATCACCACGGCATTGGATAAACTGAAAAACCGTCACAACCAGCAAGTCATTATTTTGCATAAACTGGAAGAGCTACGTGACAAACTGATCGAAAGTGATGACGCCTTTGAAGAAGTCCTCGCACTGTATCCACATACTGATCGCCAGCAACTTCGTGCATTGGTGCGTAATGCTAAAAAGGAGAAGGCAACCAATAAGCCGCCTAAATCCTACCGTCAGATTTTCCAATATCTGAAAGAACTCTCGGAATCCGCTTAA
- a CDS encoding D-2-hydroxyacid dehydrogenase family protein — MPLVVIPDDYQRATKQIQALHQNSDFDVVCLGALDRDAKAEEYLSKADALILIRERTLIDEKFLAKTPNLKLISQTGRVAYNIDLALCKQRGIAVVEGTGSPVSAAELTWLLIQSAIRRFAPSVAMMKKGHWQTEFGDTVAGKTLGIVGYGKIGQRVAKYAQAFDMKVQVWGSDRAKNQARQEGLMVPDSRAAFFQTSDVITLHQRLVKETAGGITFSDLTNMKPSALLVNTARSGLIEAGALEKALDLGTPGFAALDVFDIEPIWDSNHPLLKRNNVLCSPHIGYVTKSSYDLYFASAFENIERYFSGDESHVINK; from the coding sequence ATGCCATTAGTTGTTATTCCTGATGATTATCAACGTGCCACAAAACAAATTCAGGCTTTACATCAAAACAGTGACTTTGACGTCGTTTGCCTCGGTGCCCTCGACCGTGATGCCAAAGCAGAAGAATATTTGTCCAAAGCTGATGCCCTCATATTGATCCGCGAAAGAACCCTGATTGATGAGAAATTTTTGGCTAAAACGCCCAATCTAAAGCTCATCAGCCAGACAGGAAGGGTGGCTTACAATATCGATCTGGCATTGTGCAAACAACGGGGCATCGCGGTTGTTGAAGGTACGGGTTCACCGGTTTCGGCAGCAGAATTAACCTGGTTGTTAATTCAAAGCGCAATACGGCGGTTTGCACCTTCTGTCGCAATGATGAAAAAAGGGCACTGGCAAACTGAATTTGGCGATACCGTCGCGGGCAAAACCCTTGGCATCGTCGGTTATGGCAAGATAGGCCAACGGGTTGCCAAGTACGCACAAGCCTTTGATATGAAAGTGCAGGTTTGGGGTTCAGACCGTGCCAAAAATCAAGCCCGCCAGGAAGGGTTAATGGTTCCCGACTCCCGTGCAGCATTTTTCCAGACTTCGGATGTCATCACCCTGCACCAACGATTAGTCAAAGAAACCGCAGGTGGTATTACGTTTTCTGATTTAACCAACATGAAACCCAGCGCACTCTTGGTCAATACTGCCCGCTCAGGGTTGATAGAAGCCGGAGCACTGGAAAAAGCCCTTGATTTAGGCACGCCGGGTTTTGCCGCATTGGATGTTTTTGATATTGAGCCAATCTGGGATAGCAATCACCCTTTATTAAAACGCAATAACGTACTTTGCAGCCCGCATATTGGTTACGTCACAAAAAGCAGTTATGACCTGTATTTTGCCAGCGCGTTTGAAAATATTGAGAGATATTTTTCTGGCGATGAGAGCCATGTGATTAATAAATAG
- the bhsA gene encoding multiple stress resistance protein BhsA — MKTSKYIAVLFALTAISFGSSAATEVKSAVGEKVGIISVTGAETLDTLTDKLSQKAEEAGAKYFRIISVVGQNNLNGTAEIYR; from the coding sequence ATGAAAACTTCAAAATATATTGCTGTCTTATTCGCATTAACGGCTATTTCATTTGGTTCATCAGCCGCGACTGAGGTTAAATCCGCTGTCGGAGAAAAGGTTGGAATTATTTCCGTAACAGGTGCAGAAACCCTGGATACACTCACTGATAAATTATCCCAAAAAGCGGAGGAAGCTGGAGCCAAATATTTCCGTATTATTTCGGTTGTTGGTCAGAATAATTTAAATGGAACTGCCGAAATATATAGATAA
- the soxR gene encoding redox-sensitive transcriptional activator SoxR translates to MTKDKSIDFNRALTIGEVSKRSGIAVSAIHFYEAKGLIKSSRSHGNQRRFPSVVLRYLAIIKVAQSTGIPLKEIQEVLGQFPPNSNLTAEQWQIISSQWRDRLDKRINTLTKLRNHLNSCIGCGCLSLTDCPLRNPNDVLGEKGTGAILLKKG, encoded by the coding sequence ATGACAAAAGATAAAAGCATTGATTTCAATCGGGCTTTGACGATCGGCGAAGTCTCAAAACGAAGTGGCATTGCCGTTTCAGCGATTCATTTTTATGAAGCTAAGGGGCTGATCAAAAGTTCACGCAGCCACGGCAATCAACGCCGTTTTCCTTCCGTGGTTCTGCGCTATCTGGCCATTATCAAAGTCGCACAAAGTACCGGTATTCCACTTAAAGAGATTCAGGAAGTTTTAGGTCAATTCCCGCCCAACAGTAATTTAACGGCGGAACAGTGGCAGATAATCTCTTCGCAATGGCGGGACAGGCTGGATAAGCGCATTAATACACTGACTAAACTGCGCAACCACTTAAATAGCTGCATCGGCTGTGGCTGCCTTTCACTGACTGACTGCCCATTACGCAATCCGAATGATGTTTTGGGAGAAAAAGGAACAGGGGCTATTCTGTTGAAAAAAGGCTAA
- a CDS encoding DoxX family protein, whose translation MQRFIENLLESNGLWRVVRLLLLVIFVSSGLAKLLDFEGSLAEMRAAGLHPAWLFNLVSALVLLSGSVLILFDRLVWLGAGILSVFLILTIVIVHTFWLFSGAYAKTSLYFALEHTTVIGGLMAAAIASHLRKKQKR comes from the coding sequence ATGCAACGTTTTATTGAAAACCTACTTGAGAGCAATGGGTTGTGGCGGGTTGTCCGGTTACTGCTGCTGGTTATTTTCGTCTCTTCCGGGCTGGCCAAACTTCTCGACTTCGAAGGGAGTCTGGCAGAAATGCGCGCGGCGGGATTGCATCCGGCTTGGCTGTTTAATCTCGTTTCAGCCCTGGTTTTACTTTCCGGCTCAGTCTTGATCTTATTTGACCGCCTTGTCTGGCTTGGTGCCGGAATACTGTCCGTTTTTCTCATTTTGACCATTGTTATTGTGCATACCTTTTGGCTTTTCTCTGGCGCGTACGCCAAAACCTCCCTCTATTTTGCGCTTGAACATACCACGGTGATTGGCGGATTGATGGCGGCTGCGATTGCCAGCCATTTGAGAAAAAAACAGAAAAGGTAG
- a CDS encoding efflux RND transporter periplasmic adaptor subunit: MRKKMVMGFGTVLLVGMVGFSIYRVNGSTSDRQNQAYPPVMVALAEVKERHIPRILHGVGELEAARQVHVAAETGGRITHIAFASGQYVEKGQLLVHLNDAIEQAELVRLQAQWKNADKLYQRTRQLFSSHVVSAAQWDSVQAERDMARAAIRQTEALIAQKAIRAPFSGTIGIRQVHEGQYLQAGDPIANLVDAKHLRLNFSLDEQASPELKVGQQVNVRVDAYQDQTFPAKISAIDPLIAQSRMVQVQAILNNPDGKLKAGMYANIQVVHQDKAPSLILPETAVTYTAYGSTVFVVNPPSSANQVMTVKRVPVDVGQRWEGLVEIQKGVSRGDQVVTSGQLKLNDGTPVIASADDTLKITQLSTAEAGQ, translated from the coding sequence ATGAGAAAGAAAATGGTTATGGGTTTTGGAACGGTTTTATTGGTGGGAATGGTCGGTTTTTCTATTTATCGCGTGAATGGTTCGACATCAGACAGGCAAAATCAGGCCTATCCCCCTGTGATGGTTGCCTTGGCGGAGGTAAAAGAGCGCCATATTCCCAGAATCCTCCATGGGGTGGGAGAGCTTGAGGCGGCCCGACAGGTTCATGTCGCGGCAGAGACCGGAGGCCGTATTACGCATATCGCGTTTGCATCAGGGCAGTATGTTGAGAAAGGTCAACTCTTGGTCCATCTCAATGATGCGATTGAACAAGCCGAATTAGTGCGATTGCAGGCGCAGTGGAAAAATGCTGACAAGCTTTATCAACGCACCCGCCAGTTATTCTCCAGTCATGTTGTTTCCGCCGCACAATGGGATAGTGTACAGGCTGAACGTGATATGGCGCGCGCCGCCATCCGCCAGACCGAGGCCTTGATTGCCCAGAAAGCCATTCGTGCGCCATTTTCCGGCACGATAGGTATCCGACAGGTACATGAAGGGCAATATCTGCAAGCGGGTGATCCCATCGCTAATTTGGTGGATGCCAAGCACCTCAGATTGAATTTTTCATTGGATGAACAGGCCAGTCCTGAACTGAAAGTGGGTCAACAGGTGAATGTGCGGGTTGATGCATATCAGGATCAAACGTTTCCCGCCAAAATCAGTGCCATTGATCCATTAATTGCTCAATCCCGCATGGTGCAGGTTCAGGCCATACTCAACAATCCTGATGGAAAGCTAAAAGCGGGCATGTACGCCAATATTCAGGTTGTGCATCAGGATAAAGCACCGAGCTTAATCCTTCCTGAAACCGCCGTGACCTATACCGCCTACGGGAGTACGGTATTTGTCGTCAACCCGCCGTCGTCGGCTAATCAGGTCATGACCGTCAAGCGAGTCCCGGTGGATGTGGGGCAACGTTGGGAGGGTCTGGTGGAGATCCAAAAAGGGGTGAGTCGGGGAGATCAGGTCGTGACATCAGGGCAATTGAAATTGAATGATGGCACCCCCGTGATCGCTTCTGCTGATGATACGTTGAAAATAACGCAGTTATCCACGGCGGAGGCAGGGCAATGA
- a CDS encoding MexW/MexI family multidrug efflux RND transporter permease subunit, with amino-acid sequence MTFTDIFVRRPVLALVVSSLIVLFGLFALSQLPIRQYPQLESSTLTVTTEYPGVSADMIQGFVTQPISQAVSSVEGVDYMSSSSVQGRSSVTIRMELNRDSTQALTQVMAKVNQVRYKLPQQAYDPVIELSSGESTAVAYVGFSSDSLPVSAVTDYLSRVVEPMFSSIEGVSKVQVFGGQQLAMRLWLDADRLAGRGITAADVAAAVRQNNYQAAPGKVKGEYVISNVRVNTDLTHVEEFRDLVIRHDGNGLVRLKDVGTIELGAAATETSALLNGKSAVHLGLFSTPTGNPLIIVDGIKRLLPDIQKTLPPGVKVELAFETSRFIKASINEVAHTLLEALMIVIAVIYLCLGSLRSVLIPIVAIPLSMLGAAGLMLVFGFSINLLTLLAMVLAIGLVVDDAIVVVENVHRHIEEGKSPVVAALIGAREVAGPVIAMTMTLAAVYAPIGLMSGLTGALFKEFALTLAGAVVVSGIVALTLSPVMSSFLLQSKQQESRMAQAAGSFFDGLAHYYSLALDVSLRHRWVTGGFALLVCFSLPLLYQQAKQELAPTEDQAGVLAAIKSPQHANLDYVERFAHKLERVFNEIPESVGTWIINGTDGPSSSFGGVSLSGWEERKRTASEIQRQLQSAVGAVEGNSIFIFQLPPLPGSTGGLPIQMVLRSPLGYPVLYQTMEEIKQRARQSGLFAVVDSDLDYNNPVVQVQVDRAKANSLGIRMQDIGESLTVLVGENYINRFGMEGRSYDVIPQSLRSQRLTPEALARHFIRSENVRSDNQSMIPLSSVVSVSTKIEPNKLTQFNQQNAAIFQAIPAQGVTLGQALVFLEDIANRLPAGFSHDWQSDSRQYQQEGNTLIFAFLSALIIIYLVLAAQYESLVDPLIILITVPLSICGALIPLAMGYITLNIYTQIGLVTLIGLISKHGILMVEFANELQAIEGISRRSAILQAAKIRLRPVLMTTAAMVIGLIPLLFASGAGANSRFGIGTVIVSGLLVGTFFTLFVLPTIYTLLARNHSASATTARKQQLAE; translated from the coding sequence ATGACATTTACGGATATTTTCGTTCGCCGTCCGGTACTGGCATTGGTCGTCAGTTCTCTGATCGTTCTGTTCGGGCTATTTGCCCTGAGTCAATTGCCGATCCGACAATATCCCCAGTTGGAGAGTTCAACCCTCACGGTCACCACGGAATATCCGGGTGTTTCTGCGGATATGATCCAAGGATTTGTGACTCAGCCTATTTCACAGGCCGTCTCTTCGGTTGAAGGGGTGGATTATATGTCTTCTTCTTCGGTGCAAGGTAGAAGCAGCGTGACTATCCGCATGGAGCTTAACCGTGATTCGACCCAAGCGTTGACCCAAGTGATGGCGAAAGTGAATCAGGTCAGGTACAAGTTGCCGCAACAGGCTTACGATCCGGTGATTGAACTGTCATCGGGGGAATCAACGGCCGTTGCGTATGTGGGATTTTCCAGCGATTCTTTACCGGTATCCGCCGTGACGGATTATCTTTCCAGAGTGGTTGAGCCGATGTTTTCCTCTATCGAAGGGGTATCCAAAGTACAGGTATTTGGTGGCCAACAACTGGCGATGCGCTTGTGGCTGGATGCGGATCGCCTTGCCGGACGCGGCATCACGGCGGCAGATGTTGCCGCAGCGGTCAGGCAAAATAACTATCAGGCGGCACCGGGGAAAGTCAAAGGTGAATATGTCATCTCGAATGTCCGCGTGAATACCGATCTTACCCATGTTGAGGAGTTCCGTGATCTCGTCATTCGTCATGACGGCAATGGCTTAGTGCGCCTGAAAGATGTCGGAACCATCGAGTTGGGCGCCGCGGCAACAGAAACCAGCGCATTGTTGAATGGCAAGTCCGCCGTTCATTTAGGATTATTTTCTACCCCAACGGGTAATCCGCTGATTATTGTTGACGGCATCAAGCGATTATTGCCGGATATCCAGAAAACATTGCCGCCGGGAGTGAAAGTCGAGTTAGCATTTGAGACTTCACGCTTTATTAAAGCGTCGATTAACGAAGTCGCGCATACCCTTCTGGAAGCGCTGATGATTGTTATTGCGGTGATCTATCTCTGTCTGGGATCGTTGCGCAGTGTATTGATTCCGATTGTTGCTATCCCATTATCCATGCTGGGTGCGGCAGGGTTAATGCTGGTATTTGGGTTCAGTATTAATTTATTGACCCTGCTGGCAATGGTGTTGGCTATCGGCCTTGTCGTCGATGATGCCATTGTGGTGGTGGAAAACGTGCATCGCCATATTGAGGAGGGGAAATCGCCGGTGGTGGCCGCGTTAATTGGTGCACGGGAAGTCGCCGGGCCGGTCATTGCCATGACGATGACGCTGGCTGCGGTTTACGCGCCGATTGGGTTGATGTCCGGCCTGACCGGGGCGCTATTTAAAGAATTTGCCCTGACGTTGGCGGGAGCGGTGGTTGTCTCTGGCATTGTTGCTTTGACGTTATCTCCGGTAATGAGTTCTTTTCTCTTGCAGTCAAAACAGCAGGAAAGCCGGATGGCTCAGGCAGCCGGATCATTTTTCGATGGTCTGGCCCATTATTACTCGCTTGCCCTTGATGTTTCCCTGAGACACCGATGGGTGACCGGCGGCTTTGCGTTGCTGGTTTGTTTCAGTCTTCCTTTACTCTATCAACAAGCCAAACAAGAGCTGGCACCAACGGAAGATCAAGCGGGTGTTCTGGCCGCGATAAAATCGCCCCAACATGCCAATCTGGATTATGTAGAGCGGTTTGCTCATAAATTGGAGCGCGTGTTTAACGAGATCCCGGAATCGGTTGGAACGTGGATCATTAATGGCACTGACGGGCCATCGTCGAGCTTTGGCGGCGTGAGTTTATCCGGATGGGAGGAACGCAAGCGGACAGCTTCGGAAATTCAGCGCCAGTTACAATCGGCCGTCGGTGCAGTAGAAGGAAACAGTATTTTTATTTTCCAGCTTCCGCCTTTACCCGGCTCCACGGGCGGCTTGCCAATACAAATGGTCTTGCGCAGTCCACTGGGGTATCCCGTGTTGTATCAGACAATGGAAGAGATCAAACAACGGGCACGCCAAAGTGGGTTATTTGCCGTTGTAGACAGTGATCTTGATTATAACAATCCGGTGGTACAGGTGCAGGTTGATCGCGCTAAAGCCAATAGTCTGGGCATTCGGATGCAGGACATTGGCGAATCACTGACTGTGCTGGTGGGAGAAAACTATATCAACCGGTTTGGTATGGAAGGGCGCTCGTATGATGTCATCCCGCAAAGTCTGCGCAGTCAGCGGTTAACACCGGAAGCGTTGGCACGTCACTTTATACGAAGCGAAAATGTACGAAGCGACAACCAAAGCATGATCCCTCTTTCTAGCGTTGTTTCTGTTTCGACAAAAATTGAACCCAATAAATTGACCCAGTTCAATCAACAAAATGCAGCCATTTTTCAGGCCATTCCTGCTCAGGGCGTAACGCTGGGGCAAGCACTCGTTTTCCTTGAAGATATCGCAAACCGTTTACCTGCGGGATTCAGCCATGACTGGCAGTCTGATTCACGTCAGTATCAGCAGGAAGGAAATACCCTGATTTTTGCTTTTCTGTCAGCATTGATCATCATTTATCTGGTTCTGGCGGCTCAATATGAAAGCCTGGTTGATCCTTTGATTATTCTGATCACTGTCCCGCTTTCTATCTGTGGTGCGTTGATCCCATTGGCAATGGGGTATATCACATTAAACATTTATACCCAGATTGGATTAGTGACCCTGATTGGCCTTATCAGTAAGCATGGCATCCTGATGGTGGAGTTTGCTAATGAATTGCAGGCGATTGAAGGGATAAGCCGCCGCTCTGCCATCTTACAGGCGGCTAAGATTCGCTTGCGTCCGGTATTGATGACAACCGCCGCCATGGTTATCGGCCTGATCCCGCTGTTATTTGCCAGTGGTGCGGGGGCGAACAGCCGTTTTGGTATTGGCACCGTGATTGTGTCCGGCCTGTTAGTGGGGACCTTCTTTACCTTATTTGTGTTACCGACAATCTATACCTTGTTGGCACGAAATCATTCAGCCAGCGCGACAACCGCCAGAAAACAGCAATTAGCGGAATAA
- the tldD gene encoding metalloprotease TldD, whose translation MSLTYVSECLLTANNLNHQDLFSVLGQLAERRLDYADLYFQSSYHETWVLEDRIIKDGSYNIDQGVGVRAVSGEKTGFAYADQITLNALQQSAQAARSIVREAGNGIAHTLGAVAYPALYPTVDPLQSMSREEKIALLHRVDHIARAEDPRVQEVNASLTGVYEQVLVAATDGTLAADIRPLVRLSVSVLVEEGGKRERGGSGGGARHGYDYFLRTEDGEILAEQFAREAVRMALINLSAVAAPAGTMPVVLGAGWPGVLLHEAVGHGLEGDFNRRGTSVFSGQIGQKVASELCTVVDDGTLVGRRGSLAIDDEGVPGQYNVLIENGILKGYMQDKLNARLMGVAPTGNGRRESYAHLPMPRMTNTYMLAGNSTPEEIIASVDRGLYAPNFGGGQVDITSGKFVFSTSEAYLIENGKITKPVKGATLIGSGIEAMQQISMVGNDLALDKGVGVCGKEGQSVPVGVGQPTLKLDSLTVGGTA comes from the coding sequence ATGAGTTTAACTTATGTCAGTGAATGTTTGCTGACTGCTAATAATTTGAATCATCAAGACTTATTTTCTGTACTGGGTCAATTGGCGGAACGTCGTCTGGACTATGCCGATCTCTATTTCCAATCCAGTTACCATGAAACATGGGTACTGGAAGACCGCATCATCAAAGATGGCTCCTATAATATCGATCAGGGGGTCGGCGTGCGTGCGGTCAGTGGAGAAAAAACGGGTTTTGCTTACGCAGATCAAATCACATTGAATGCGTTACAGCAAAGCGCCCAGGCTGCGCGCAGCATTGTGCGGGAAGCGGGTAATGGCATTGCGCATACATTGGGTGCAGTGGCGTATCCGGCACTTTATCCGACAGTTGATCCTTTGCAGAGCATGAGCCGGGAAGAAAAAATTGCGTTGTTGCATCGGGTGGATCACATTGCACGAGCGGAAGATCCCCGTGTACAGGAAGTCAATGCCAGCCTGACCGGGGTGTATGAGCAAGTGCTGGTCGCGGCGACAGACGGTACACTGGCAGCGGATATTCGTCCATTGGTACGCCTTTCTGTCAGTGTATTGGTGGAAGAAGGGGGCAAGCGTGAGCGTGGTGGCAGCGGTGGCGGTGCCCGTCATGGCTACGACTATTTCCTGCGTACCGAAGATGGCGAGATTCTGGCAGAGCAGTTTGCGCGTGAAGCGGTGCGCATGGCACTGATCAACTTGTCGGCGGTTGCCGCCCCTGCGGGCACCATGCCGGTGGTATTGGGTGCCGGATGGCCGGGCGTGCTGCTGCATGAAGCGGTCGGTCACGGTCTGGAGGGAGACTTTAACCGTCGCGGTACTTCTGTTTTCTCCGGCCAGATTGGGCAAAAAGTGGCATCAGAACTGTGTACCGTGGTTGATGACGGCACACTTGTAGGGCGCCGTGGCTCACTGGCCATTGATGATGAAGGGGTGCCGGGGCAATACAACGTGCTGATTGAAAATGGCATTTTGAAAGGCTACATGCAGGATAAACTCAATGCCCGCCTGATGGGTGTGGCGCCGACAGGTAACGGCCGCCGTGAATCCTATGCCCACCTGCCGATGCCACGGATGACCAATACCTACATGCTGGCAGGGAATTCCACGCCAGAAGAGATTATCGCCAGTGTGGATCGTGGGCTGTACGCACCGAATTTCGGTGGGGGTCAGGTGGATATCACCTCGGGTAAATTTGTTTTCTCGACGTCCGAAGCCTATCTGATTGAAAACGGCAAAATCACCAAGCCAGTCAAAGGGGCGACCCTGATTGGTTCTGGTATTGAAGCCATGCAGCAAATTTCCATGGTGGGCAATGACTTGGCACTCGACAAAGGGGTTGGTGTCTGTGGCAAGGAGGGCCAAAGCGTGCCGGTAGGTGTGGGGCAGCCAACCCTGAAACTGGATAGCCTGACCGTCGGCGGAACTGCCTGA